The following proteins come from a genomic window of Streptomyces sp. Sge12:
- a CDS encoding TerC family protein — MEVSWALWAATILGLSLLIGADFFIGRKPHDVSIKEAGTWTVVWIVLAALFGLGLWFFGNPQASQEFFAGFITEKSLSVDNLFVFVLIMAKFAVPSHLQQRVLLIGVLIALVLRAVFIAAGAAIIASFSWVFYIFGAFLIYTAWKLIQEARKDEDEDEFEENRLLKSVEKKFGVADRYHGTKLFIVSNGKRVLTPLMVVMLAIGTTDVLFALDSIPAIFGLTQDPYIVFTANAFALMGLRQLYFLIGGLLKKLVHLSYGLSIILGFIGIKLVLHALHESGVHVPVISIPVSLGVICGVLVITTITSLIASKKQAAAEAATRSESADV; from the coding sequence ATGGAAGTTTCCTGGGCCCTTTGGGCTGCGACCATTCTCGGTCTGTCCCTCCTCATCGGCGCCGACTTCTTCATCGGCCGCAAGCCGCACGACGTTTCGATCAAGGAAGCCGGCACCTGGACGGTCGTCTGGATCGTCCTCGCCGCCCTCTTCGGGCTCGGCCTGTGGTTCTTCGGTAACCCGCAGGCCTCCCAGGAGTTCTTCGCGGGCTTCATCACCGAGAAGTCCCTGAGCGTCGACAACCTCTTCGTCTTCGTCCTGATCATGGCGAAGTTCGCGGTGCCCTCCCACCTCCAGCAGCGCGTGCTGCTCATCGGCGTACTGATCGCCCTGGTCCTGCGCGCGGTCTTCATCGCCGCCGGCGCCGCGATCATCGCGAGCTTCTCCTGGGTCTTCTACATCTTCGGCGCCTTCCTGATCTACACCGCGTGGAAGCTGATCCAGGAGGCCCGCAAGGACGAGGACGAGGACGAGTTCGAGGAGAACCGCCTCCTGAAGTCCGTCGAGAAGAAGTTCGGCGTCGCCGACCGGTACCACGGCACCAAGCTCTTCATCGTCAGCAACGGCAAGCGCGTCCTCACCCCGCTGATGGTCGTCATGCTCGCCATCGGCACCACCGACGTCCTGTTCGCCCTGGACTCGATCCCCGCGATCTTCGGCCTCACCCAGGACCCGTACATCGTCTTCACGGCCAACGCCTTCGCGCTGATGGGTCTGCGCCAGCTGTACTTCCTCATCGGCGGCCTGCTCAAGAAGCTGGTCCACCTCAGCTACGGCCTGTCGATCATCCTCGGCTTCATCGGCATCAAGCTGGTGCTGCACGCCCTGCACGAGTCCGGCGTGCACGTCCCGGTCATCTCGATCCCGGTCTCCCTGGGCGTCATCTGCGGTGTCCTGGTCATCACCACGATCACCAGCCTCATCGCCTCGAAGAAGCAGGCGGCGGCCGAGGCCGCCACCCGCAGCGAGAGCGCCGACGTCTGA
- a CDS encoding MFS transporter, which translates to MAGQVLGGLGVPISIALAPVLATEVSGTEALSGVASTAAVIGTAVVSLPLAALMNARGRRPGLVLAYAIGAAGAGLVVLAATIGNFPLLLLGMAAFGAASSANLQARFAAADLAAPDHRARAISLVVWASTLGAVLGPNLSAPASRSFAGTAIPETAGPFVWAAAVFLLTGTLIGVLLRPDPLLTARALAAPEEQTREGRSLRAGIAAVKASPRARLALLTVAVSHTTMVSIMVMTPMDLSHHGAGLELIGLVISGHIAGMFAFSPVMGWLADRLGRLSVIGLAAGLLSVAALLAGTAGPSHGRSALGLFLLGLGWSAGMVSGSALLTDSVPQPARAAVQGLSDLTMNTAAGLGGAAAGLIMSQAGYGWLNAVGAALLLPMAALALFTARRHPVTGRGAAKGAVSS; encoded by the coding sequence ATGGCCGGTCAGGTCCTCGGCGGCCTCGGCGTGCCCATCAGCATCGCCCTGGCCCCCGTACTCGCCACCGAGGTCAGCGGCACCGAGGCACTGTCCGGTGTCGCCTCCACGGCCGCGGTGATCGGTACCGCCGTGGTCTCACTGCCCCTCGCCGCCCTGATGAACGCACGCGGCCGCCGCCCCGGACTGGTCCTGGCCTACGCGATCGGCGCCGCCGGAGCGGGCCTGGTCGTCCTCGCCGCCACCATCGGCAACTTCCCGCTGCTGCTGCTCGGCATGGCCGCCTTCGGCGCCGCCTCCTCGGCCAACCTCCAGGCCCGGTTCGCCGCGGCCGACCTCGCGGCCCCGGACCACCGCGCCCGCGCCATCTCGCTCGTGGTGTGGGCGTCGACCCTCGGCGCAGTGCTCGGCCCCAACCTGTCCGCGCCGGCCAGCCGCAGTTTCGCCGGCACCGCGATACCCGAGACGGCCGGCCCGTTCGTCTGGGCCGCCGCCGTCTTCCTGCTCACCGGCACGCTGATCGGCGTGCTCCTGCGCCCCGACCCGCTGCTGACGGCCCGGGCGCTCGCCGCCCCCGAGGAGCAGACCCGCGAAGGACGCTCGCTGCGGGCCGGTATCGCCGCGGTGAAGGCCTCCCCGCGGGCCCGGCTCGCCCTCCTCACCGTCGCCGTGTCCCACACCACCATGGTCTCGATCATGGTGATGACGCCGATGGACCTGAGCCACCACGGCGCCGGCCTGGAGCTCATCGGACTGGTGATCAGCGGTCATATCGCCGGCATGTTCGCCTTCTCCCCCGTGATGGGCTGGCTCGCGGACCGGCTCGGCCGGCTCTCCGTGATCGGGCTGGCCGCCGGCCTGCTGTCCGTCGCCGCGCTGCTCGCCGGAACGGCCGGCCCCAGCCACGGCCGGAGCGCGCTCGGCCTGTTCCTGCTCGGCCTCGGCTGGTCCGCCGGAATGGTGTCCGGCTCGGCCCTGCTGACCGACTCGGTGCCGCAGCCCGCACGGGCCGCCGTACAGGGCCTGAGCGACCTCACGATGAACACGGCCGCGGGCCTGGGCGGAGCGGCCGCCGGGCTGATCATGTCCCAGGCGGGCTACGGCTGGCTGAACGCCGTCGGCGCCGCGCTGCTGCTGCCGATGGCGGCGCTCGCGCTGTTCACGGCCCGCCGCCATCCCGTGACCGGCCGCGGCGCCGCGAAGGGGGCCGTCAGTAGCTGA
- a CDS encoding TerD family protein: MTAELVRGQNHPVSQSRVEIRVSAGTPVLALASLADEQGRFSGDGILAHPGARSLPGVRSPGELAERHTFAVDLDEVAADVHRLGVLLVLPPGGPVRFGAVPASYVAVADPDGAELAGYTLTGLDAETAVVALELYRRQGAWKVRAVGQGYAEGLGALLADGGLAAPQAAELAAAALRTAARTGESDITLATMPTLVGDLRAPQTPAPAPAPVPEPPDPVPAPGHPYAGTPGPGGDTPASPPTISYAHPRRRRTSTEPPEPAPRAAAAQEPGQAPRPVAGDASGWSMEERLYNQVWGMFEDLARTVAAYRSAVEFADSRMDRELDEALSDPRHRLGGSGNAARDTARARREELVAQAQAVLDRDLAQLIAESEVVEPALPAAYARWDNPVWHGHRTPEESPLALRLGDLHLPERPDLRIPMLTRVPLERGLWIDNGRTGSEAAMTMDTDLLRRAAMDMAVTLAVRLLAVHPADRFSVHVIDAAGAGSASLAPLVRAGVLAAPPAAGAAGVTQTLARLTRRVDLVQMALRAGAPEDLPPDVDTADQLLIVHDFPHGFDDRAVTQLRYLADEGAAVGVHLLMVADRDEASAYGPLLDPLWRSLMRLSPVPDNHLADPWVHHAWTFEPNLPPQGSRVLDQALDRVAEARRTTRP, from the coding sequence ATGACGGCCGAACTGGTCCGGGGGCAGAACCACCCCGTGTCCCAGAGCCGGGTGGAGATCAGGGTTTCGGCGGGCACACCCGTGCTGGCCCTGGCCTCGCTCGCCGACGAACAGGGCCGGTTCTCCGGCGACGGGATACTGGCCCACCCGGGCGCGAGGTCCCTCCCCGGCGTGCGGTCGCCGGGCGAGCTCGCCGAACGGCACACCTTCGCCGTCGACCTCGACGAGGTCGCCGCGGACGTGCACCGGCTCGGCGTCCTGCTCGTCCTGCCGCCCGGCGGTCCGGTGCGCTTCGGCGCAGTACCGGCCTCCTACGTGGCCGTGGCCGACCCGGACGGCGCCGAACTCGCCGGGTACACCCTGACCGGGCTCGACGCCGAGACGGCCGTGGTCGCGCTGGAGCTGTACCGGCGCCAGGGTGCCTGGAAGGTCCGCGCCGTCGGCCAGGGCTACGCCGAGGGCCTCGGCGCCCTGCTCGCCGACGGCGGACTGGCCGCACCGCAGGCCGCGGAGCTGGCCGCCGCCGCGCTGCGCACGGCCGCCCGCACCGGGGAGTCCGACATCACCCTGGCGACCATGCCCACCCTCGTCGGCGACCTGCGCGCCCCGCAGACCCCGGCCCCGGCCCCCGCGCCCGTCCCCGAGCCCCCGGACCCGGTCCCCGCCCCCGGGCACCCGTACGCCGGTACGCCCGGGCCCGGTGGCGACACCCCGGCCTCCCCGCCCACCATCAGCTACGCCCATCCGCGGCGCCGCCGCACCAGCACCGAGCCGCCCGAGCCCGCGCCGCGGGCCGCCGCAGCGCAGGAGCCGGGACAGGCCCCGCGGCCCGTGGCCGGGGACGCCAGCGGCTGGTCCATGGAGGAGCGGCTCTACAACCAGGTCTGGGGCATGTTCGAGGACCTGGCCCGCACGGTCGCCGCCTACCGCAGCGCCGTCGAGTTCGCCGACTCCCGGATGGACCGCGAGCTCGACGAGGCCCTGTCCGACCCGCGCCACCGCCTCGGCGGCTCGGGGAACGCCGCCCGCGACACCGCCCGGGCCCGCCGCGAGGAGCTCGTCGCCCAGGCCCAGGCCGTCCTCGACCGGGACCTGGCCCAGCTGATCGCCGAGTCGGAGGTCGTCGAGCCCGCGCTGCCGGCCGCGTACGCCCGCTGGGACAACCCCGTCTGGCACGGGCACCGCACCCCCGAGGAGAGCCCGCTGGCCCTGCGCCTGGGCGACCTGCACCTGCCCGAGCGGCCCGACCTGCGCATCCCCATGCTGACCCGGGTCCCGCTGGAGCGCGGACTCTGGATCGACAACGGCCGCACCGGCTCCGAGGCCGCCATGACCATGGACACCGACCTGCTGCGCCGGGCCGCCATGGACATGGCCGTCACCCTCGCGGTCCGGCTGCTCGCGGTCCACCCCGCCGACCGGTTCTCCGTGCACGTCATCGACGCGGCCGGAGCCGGTTCCGCCTCCCTGGCACCACTGGTACGCGCCGGGGTGCTGGCCGCCCCGCCCGCCGCCGGGGCCGCCGGGGTCACCCAGACCCTGGCACGGCTGACCCGGCGGGTGGACCTCGTACAGATGGCGCTGCGTGCCGGCGCCCCCGAGGACCTGCCGCCGGACGTGGACACGGCCGACCAGCTGCTGATCGTGCACGACTTCCCGCACGGCTTCGACGACCGCGCCGTCACCCAGCTGCGCTACCTCGCCGACGAGGGTGCGGCGGTCGGCGTGCACCTGCTGATGGTCGCCGACCGCGACGAGGCCTCGGCCTACGGGCCGCTGCTCGACCCGCTGTGGCGCTCCCTGATGCGGCTGTCGCCGGTCCCGGACAACCACCTTGCCGACCCCTGGGTGCACCACGCGTGGACCTTCGAACCGAACCTGCCCCCGCAGGGCAGCCGGGTCCTCGACCAGGCGCTGGACCGGGTGGCGGAGGCCCGGCGCACTACCCGCCCGTGA
- a CDS encoding TerD family protein has translation MTVNMTKGQAISLQKADGGTLTAVRMGLGWQAAKRRGLFGSRTREIDLDASAVLFADKQPVDVVFFRHLQSDDGSVRHTGDNLVGGVGQGGDDEAILVDLQRVPVHIDQIVFTVNSFTGQTFQEVQNAFCRIVDETNGQELARYTLDGGGQYTAQIMAKVSRQGAGWQMTALGNPANGRTFQDLMPAILPHL, from the coding sequence GTGACGGTCAACATGACCAAGGGTCAGGCCATCAGTCTGCAGAAGGCGGACGGAGGCACGCTGACCGCGGTCCGTATGGGCCTCGGCTGGCAGGCGGCGAAGCGCCGCGGGCTGTTCGGCTCGCGCACCCGGGAGATCGACCTCGACGCCTCGGCGGTGCTCTTCGCCGACAAGCAGCCCGTGGACGTGGTGTTCTTCCGCCACCTCCAGAGCGACGACGGCTCGGTGCGCCACACCGGTGACAACCTCGTCGGCGGCGTCGGCCAGGGCGGGGACGACGAGGCGATCCTCGTCGACCTCCAGCGCGTGCCGGTCCACATCGACCAGATCGTGTTCACGGTGAACTCCTTCACCGGCCAGACGTTCCAGGAAGTGCAGAACGCGTTCTGCCGCATCGTCGACGAGACCAACGGCCAGGAGCTGGCCCGCTACACCCTGGACGGCGGCGGTCAGTACACCGCGCAGATCATGGCCAAGGTGTCCCGCCAGGGTGCCGGCTGGCAGATGACGGCCCTCGGGAACCCGGCCAACGGCCGCACCTTCCAGGACCTCATGCCGGCGATCCTGCCGCACCTGTAG
- a CDS encoding class I SAM-dependent methyltransferase, translated as MDTRGFYDGLADRYDLIYADWDASTARQGRALDALLTAALGPGPHTVLDTACGIGTQSLGLAALGHRVTGTDLSPASVTRAAREAARRGLALPLAVADMRALPFAEASFDAVVCADNALPHLLTARDVGTALAETLRVLRPGGLLLLSTRPYGELRRTRPQSEPPHVHTGPEGRTVTFQLWHWHADGERYDVELFQLLPTGATWTTRTSSATYWALPEEETAGYARRAGFADVLWRAPADTGFPQPVLTAGRPGAGQDDSSGGPLLDAVVTASRGGPH; from the coding sequence ATGGACACGCGCGGCTTCTACGACGGGCTGGCCGACCGCTACGACCTCATCTACGCGGACTGGGACGCGAGCACCGCCCGCCAGGGCCGGGCCCTCGACGCCCTGCTCACCGCCGCACTGGGCCCCGGACCGCACACCGTGCTCGACACCGCCTGCGGCATCGGAACCCAGTCCCTGGGCCTCGCCGCGCTCGGCCACCGGGTCACCGGGACCGACCTCAGCCCCGCCTCCGTCACCCGCGCCGCCCGCGAGGCCGCGCGGCGCGGGCTCGCCCTGCCCCTCGCCGTCGCCGACATGCGGGCCCTGCCCTTCGCGGAGGCCTCCTTCGACGCCGTGGTCTGCGCCGACAACGCCCTGCCGCACCTGCTGACCGCCCGCGACGTGGGCACGGCCCTGGCCGAAACCCTGCGGGTGCTGCGCCCCGGCGGGCTGCTGCTGCTCTCCACGCGCCCCTACGGAGAACTGCGCCGCACCCGCCCGCAGAGCGAACCCCCGCACGTCCACACGGGCCCCGAAGGGCGGACGGTGACCTTCCAGCTGTGGCACTGGCACGCCGACGGGGAGCGGTACGACGTGGAGCTCTTCCAGCTGCTGCCGACCGGCGCCACCTGGACCACGCGGACGTCGAGCGCGACGTACTGGGCGCTGCCGGAGGAGGAGACGGCGGGGTACGCCCGGCGGGCCGGGTTCGCCGACGTGCTCTGGCGGGCACCCGCGGACACCGGCTTCCCCCAGCCGGTACTCACCGCCGGGCGGCCGGGGGCTGGACAGGATGACTCGTCCGGCGGGCCGTTGCTGGACGCTGTGGTCACCGCTTCGCGCGGTGGGCCGCACTAG
- a CDS encoding cupin domain-containing protein: MSTSDHSATHAPAPGSFSVSVADVELEADDLDPEQIVSGDPVVTGKVLWESADGKQVRGIWQITPGVVTDVEANELFVVVSGRATVEVEGGETLEVGPGSACVLREGDRTTWTVHETLRKAYHISY, encoded by the coding sequence ATGAGCACCAGCGATCACTCCGCCACCCACGCCCCCGCCCCCGGGTCCTTCTCCGTCTCCGTCGCGGACGTCGAGCTGGAGGCCGATGACCTCGACCCCGAGCAGATCGTCTCCGGGGACCCCGTCGTGACGGGCAAGGTGCTGTGGGAATCGGCCGACGGCAAGCAGGTGCGCGGGATCTGGCAGATCACCCCCGGCGTGGTCACCGACGTCGAGGCCAACGAGCTCTTCGTGGTGGTCAGCGGCCGCGCCACCGTCGAGGTCGAGGGCGGCGAGACCCTGGAGGTCGGCCCCGGCTCCGCCTGCGTGCTCCGGGAGGGCGACCGGACGACCTGGACCGTGCACGAGACGCTGCGCAAGGCCTACCACATCAGCTACTGA
- the uvrB gene encoding excinuclease ABC subunit UvrB translates to MRPVSKIERTVAPFEVVSPYQPSGDQPAAIAELEKRIRAGEKDVVLLGATGTGKSATTAWMIEKLQRPTLVMAPNKTLAAQLANEFRELLPNNAVEYFVSYYDYYQPEAYVPQSDTYIEKDSSINEEVERLRHSATNSLLTRRDVIVVASVSCIYGLGTPQEYVDRMVSLKVGEEIDRDQLLRRFVDIQYTRNDVAFTRGTFRVRGDTIEIFPVYEELAVRIEMFGDEIEALSTLHPLTGEVISEDRELYVFPASHYVAGPERMEKAVRGIEAELAERLDELEKQGKMLEAQRLRMRTTYDLEMMRQIGSCSGIENYSLHMDDRERGSAPNTLIDYFPEDFLLVIDESHVTVPQIGAMYEGDASRKRTLVDHGFRLPSALDNRPLKWEEFQERIGQTVYLSATPGKYELSRGDGFVEQIIRPTGLIDPEVVVKPTEGQIDDLVHEIRQRVEKDERILVTTLTKKMAEDLTDYFLELGIQVRYLHSDVDTLRRIELLRELRAGEYDVLVGINLLREGLDLPEVSLVAILDADKEGFLRSGTSLIQTIGRAARNVSGQVHMYADKMTPAMEKAIDETNRRREKQIAYNTANGIDPQPLRKKINDIVATIAREELDTEELLGTGYRQAKDGKGAKAPVPALGGRAAAGKTGGKGSKGTAGGKGDAGAEVLTDRPAAELAALIEQMTERMRGAAAELQFEVAARIRDEVGELKKELRQMKEAGLA, encoded by the coding sequence ATGCGGCCCGTATCGAAGATCGAACGCACGGTGGCGCCTTTCGAGGTCGTCAGCCCCTACCAGCCCAGCGGCGACCAGCCGGCGGCCATCGCCGAGCTGGAGAAGCGCATCCGTGCAGGTGAGAAGGATGTCGTCCTGCTGGGTGCGACCGGCACCGGCAAGTCGGCGACCACGGCCTGGATGATCGAGAAGCTCCAGCGCCCCACCTTGGTCATGGCGCCGAACAAGACGCTCGCCGCCCAGCTGGCGAACGAGTTCCGCGAGCTCCTGCCGAACAACGCCGTCGAGTACTTCGTCTCGTACTACGACTACTACCAGCCCGAGGCCTACGTTCCGCAGTCGGACACGTACATCGAGAAGGACTCCTCGATCAACGAGGAGGTGGAGCGGCTGCGCCACTCCGCGACCAACTCGCTGCTGACCCGGCGCGACGTGATCGTCGTCGCCTCCGTGTCCTGCATCTACGGCCTCGGTACCCCACAGGAGTACGTCGACCGGATGGTCTCCCTCAAGGTGGGGGAGGAGATCGACCGGGACCAGCTGCTGCGCCGCTTCGTGGACATCCAGTACACGCGCAACGACGTCGCCTTCACCCGCGGCACCTTCCGGGTCCGCGGGGACACCATCGAGATCTTCCCGGTCTACGAGGAACTGGCCGTCCGCATCGAAATGTTCGGCGACGAGATCGAGGCCCTGTCCACGCTGCACCCGCTGACCGGCGAGGTCATCAGCGAGGACCGCGAGCTCTACGTCTTCCCCGCCAGCCACTACGTCGCGGGGCCCGAGCGCATGGAGAAGGCGGTCCGCGGCATCGAGGCGGAGCTGGCCGAGCGCCTCGACGAGCTGGAGAAGCAGGGCAAGATGCTGGAGGCGCAGCGGCTGCGCATGCGCACCACCTACGACCTGGAGATGATGCGCCAGATCGGGTCCTGCTCCGGCATCGAGAACTACTCGCTGCACATGGACGACCGCGAGCGCGGTTCCGCTCCGAACACCCTCATCGACTACTTCCCGGAGGACTTCCTCCTGGTCATCGACGAGTCGCACGTCACCGTGCCGCAGATCGGCGCCATGTACGAGGGCGACGCCTCCCGCAAGCGGACCCTCGTCGACCACGGTTTCCGGCTGCCGTCCGCCCTCGACAACCGGCCGCTGAAGTGGGAGGAGTTCCAGGAGCGCATCGGCCAGACCGTCTACCTGTCGGCGACCCCCGGGAAGTACGAGCTCTCGCGCGGCGACGGCTTCGTCGAGCAGATCATCCGCCCCACCGGCCTCATCGACCCCGAGGTCGTGGTCAAGCCCACCGAGGGGCAGATCGACGACCTGGTCCACGAGATCCGCCAGCGCGTCGAGAAGGACGAGCGGATCCTGGTCACCACGCTCACCAAGAAGATGGCCGAGGACCTCACGGACTACTTCCTGGAGCTCGGCATCCAGGTCCGCTACCTGCACAGCGACGTGGACACCCTGCGCCGCATCGAGCTGCTGCGCGAGCTGCGGGCCGGCGAGTACGACGTCCTGGTCGGCATCAACCTGCTCCGTGAGGGCCTCGACCTGCCCGAGGTGTCCCTGGTGGCCATCCTCGACGCCGACAAGGAGGGCTTCCTGCGCTCCGGGACCTCCCTGATCCAGACCATCGGACGCGCGGCGCGCAACGTCTCGGGCCAGGTCCACATGTACGCGGACAAGATGACCCCGGCGATGGAGAAGGCCATCGACGAGACCAACCGGCGCCGGGAGAAGCAGATCGCCTACAACACGGCGAACGGCATCGACCCGCAGCCGCTGCGCAAGAAGATCAACGACATCGTGGCCACCATCGCCCGTGAGGAGCTCGACACCGAGGAGCTCCTCGGCACCGGGTACCGCCAGGCGAAGGACGGCAAGGGGGCCAAGGCCCCGGTGCCGGCGCTCGGCGGCCGGGCGGCCGCGGGCAAGACGGGCGGAAAGGGTTCGAAGGGGACGGCCGGGGGCAAGGGCGACGCGGGCGCCGAGGTGCTGACCGACCGGCCCGCGGCCGAACTGGCCGCGCTCATCGAGCAGATGACCGAGCGCATGCGCGGGGCTGCCGCCGAGCTCCAGTTCGAGGTCGCGGCCCGCATCCGCGACGAGGTGGGCGAGCTGAAGAAGGAGTTGCGGCAGATGAAGGAAGCGGGCCTCGCCTGA
- a CDS encoding methylated-DNA--[protein]-cysteine S-methyltransferase, which translates to MDSTERPRGPHLEWTVVASDIGPLLLAATPEGLVRVEFHAQPDRVDRMIGPLVSRLGADARRTAPGEEELLAEPIRQLAAYFAGSLRRFDLPLDWRLSSGFNRQVLQELDRSVPYGSVVGYGELAARVGQPGAAQAVGNAMGSNPLPLVVACHRVVENDGGIGGFGGGVETKRQLLALEGVLPQPLF; encoded by the coding sequence GTGGACAGCACCGAGCGGCCCCGCGGGCCGCACCTCGAATGGACCGTCGTCGCCAGCGACATCGGGCCCCTGCTCCTGGCCGCGACCCCCGAGGGTCTGGTCCGGGTCGAGTTCCATGCCCAGCCGGACCGGGTGGACCGGATGATCGGCCCGCTCGTCTCGCGGCTCGGCGCCGATGCCCGGCGCACCGCACCAGGTGAGGAGGAGCTGCTGGCCGAGCCGATACGCCAGCTCGCCGCGTACTTCGCAGGTTCGCTGCGGCGCTTCGATCTGCCGCTGGACTGGCGCCTGAGCTCCGGCTTCAACCGGCAGGTGCTCCAGGAGCTGGACCGCTCCGTGCCCTACGGCTCGGTCGTCGGCTACGGGGAGCTGGCCGCCCGCGTCGGACAGCCCGGCGCCGCCCAGGCCGTGGGCAACGCCATGGGCTCGAACCCACTGCCGCTGGTGGTGGCCTGCCACCGGGTCGTGGAGAACGACGGGGGCATCGGGGGATTCGGCGGCGGGGTGGAGACCAAGCGGCAGCTGCTCGCGCTGGAGGGAGTGCTTCCGCAGCCGCTGTTCTGA
- a CDS encoding glycerophosphodiester phosphodiesterase, giving the protein MYVRPAAAAAAAFLGFTLTLLGGTASYAATGPGSGSATGTGTGPGTGTGTRPVRAALGLPVVYAHRGASAYAPENTLDAIDLAMQMGFAWVENDVQRTKDGVLVVIHDDTLSRTTDVEQRFPGRAPWKVKDFTWAEISRLDAGSWFGDEYAGAAVPSLRQYLDRVQRNQQRLLLEIKKPELYPGIEEETLKVLDEAGWLDERHVGKRLVVQSFSADCVRIVHGLRPDLVTAFLGTPTVADLPRYAEFTDRINPWHTTISADWVSAVHGLRGAHGKAMEVDTWIVDDAATARKVQAMGVDGIITNAPDVVQNAVGGF; this is encoded by the coding sequence ATGTACGTCCGACCCGCCGCCGCGGCCGCGGCCGCATTCCTGGGCTTCACTCTCACCCTGCTGGGCGGGACCGCCTCGTACGCCGCCACCGGCCCCGGATCCGGCTCGGCCACCGGAACCGGCACCGGACCCGGAACCGGAACCGGGACCCGACCCGTCCGGGCGGCGCTGGGGCTCCCCGTCGTGTACGCCCACCGGGGAGCCTCCGCCTACGCCCCGGAGAACACCCTCGACGCGATCGACCTGGCCATGCAGATGGGCTTCGCCTGGGTGGAGAACGACGTGCAGCGCACCAAGGACGGCGTGCTGGTGGTGATCCACGACGACACGCTGTCCCGGACCACCGACGTCGAGCAGCGGTTCCCGGGCCGGGCGCCGTGGAAGGTGAAGGACTTCACCTGGGCCGAGATCTCCCGGCTGGACGCGGGCAGCTGGTTCGGCGACGAGTACGCCGGCGCCGCCGTGCCGAGCCTGCGGCAGTACCTCGACCGGGTGCAGCGCAACCAGCAGCGGCTGCTGCTGGAGATCAAGAAGCCGGAGCTGTACCCGGGGATCGAGGAGGAGACCCTGAAGGTGCTGGACGAGGCCGGCTGGCTCGACGAGCGGCACGTCGGCAAGCGCCTGGTGGTGCAGAGCTTCAGCGCCGACTGCGTGCGCATCGTCCACGGGCTGCGCCCGGACCTGGTGACCGCCTTCCTGGGCACCCCCACCGTGGCGGACCTGCCCCGGTACGCGGAGTTCACCGACCGGATCAACCCGTGGCACACCACGATCTCGGCCGACTGGGTCTCGGCGGTGCACGGCCTGCGCGGCGCCCACGGCAAGGCCATGGAGGTGGACACCTGGATCGTGGACGACGCGGCGACGGCCCGGAAGGTGCAGGCCATGGGCGTGGACGGCATCATCACCAACGCCCCGGACGTGGTGCAGAACGCGGTCGGCGGCTTCTGA